The following proteins are encoded in a genomic region of bacterium:
- the pheS gene encoding phenylalanine--tRNA ligase subunit alpha yields the protein MLEIKKIQEGALREIEEVKEEKGLFSIKVKYLGKAGIITSALANIKNIPQEKRKEIGKALNEAKREIEKAISDKKFIKGEEFFDETLPPIMPRIGKKHPITQTMDEIVDIFIQLGFSIEEGPEIELIEYNFDALNIPSHHPARDMHDTFYIDNEYLLRTHTSPVQIRVMKEKKPPIRIIAPGRVYRRDADISHSPMFHQVEGLLVDRNITFGDLKGILSFFLCEVFGRTSKIKFRPSYFPFTEPSSEVDIGCILCSGKGCRTCKNTGYLEILGAGMVDPEVFKYVGYDSEEYTGFAFGLGVERIAMLKYGIGDIRLFFENDMRFLASV from the coding sequence ATGCTAGAGATTAAAAAGATACAAGAAGGTGCATTAAGGGAGATAGAGGAGGTAAAGGAAGAAAAGGGGCTTTTTTCTATCAAAGTAAAATATCTTGGGAAGGCTGGGATAATAACATCTGCTTTGGCTAATATAAAAAATATTCCCCAAGAGAAAAGAAAAGAGATAGGAAAAGCCCTTAATGAAGCAAAGAGAGAAATAGAAAAGGCAATATCTGATAAAAAATTTATAAAAGGAGAAGAATTCTTTGATGAAACACTCCCTCCTATTATGCCAAGGATTGGAAAGAAGCATCCTATCACCCAGACAATGGATGAAATTGTTGATATATTCATTCAATTGGGATTTTCCATTGAAGAAGGGCCTGAGATTGAGCTAATAGAGTATAACTTTGATGCCCTAAACATCCCTTCCCATCATCCTGCAAGGGATATGCACGATACATTTTATATTGATAATGAATATTTATTGCGAACCCATACATCGCCTGTTCAAATAAGGGTAATGAAGGAGAAAAAGCCACCCATTAGAATAATTGCACCCGGAAGGGTCTATAGGAGGGATGCAGACATATCCCATTCTCCAATGTTTCATCAGGTAGAAGGCTTGCTGGTTGATAGAAACATTACATTTGGCGACCTAAAGGGCATCCTTTCATTTTTTCTTTGTGAGGTCTTTGGAAGGACAAGCAAGATAAAGTTTAGACCAAGCTATTTTCCATTTACAGAGCCATCCTCTGAGGTTGATATAGGTTGTATCTTGTGTAGTGGCAAAGGTTGTAGAACCTGTAAGAATACAGGCTATCTTGAGATACTTGGGGCAGGGATGGTAGACCCTGAGGTATTTAAATATGTTGGCTATGACAGTGAAGAATATACAGGCTTTGCCTTTGGTCTTGGTGTTGAGCGGATTGCGATGCTAAAGTATGGGATAGGAGATATAAGGCTATTCTTTGAGAATGATATGAGATTTCTTG